A section of the Serratia liquefaciens ATCC 27592 genome encodes:
- a CDS encoding MFS transporter: protein MHISSPPKSPPITNTSPSNWPLALCAGLLGIGQNGLLVALPVLVSMTQLSLSVWAGLLTLGSMLFLVGSPWWGRQSEIRGCKFVVTMALAGYLFSFALLALAVWGLAAGWLSSTLGLGGLIAARIIYGLTVSGMVPASQTWALQRAGYEQRMSALATISSGLSCGRLLGPLCAALALSIHPMAPLWLMALAPLIALLVVCRQHNDPPLPPVAHQQNRLRLNMVPYLLCALLLAASVSLMQLGLAPHLTGLFSHSATTVSHHVAVLLSVAAACTLLAQFLVVRPQRFSASQLLLIAAVLMIVGLGLMCAQPLALFYVGCALASFGAAMATPGYQLMLNEKLSTGKGSGAIATSHTLGYGLSALMVPVVAKFYGESQLIAAALTMAVLLGGISGWLWRQHRISANSAGE, encoded by the coding sequence ATGCATATTTCATCTCCCCCTAAATCACCGCCAATAACGAATACGTCTCCTTCCAACTGGCCGCTGGCGTTGTGCGCCGGGCTGCTGGGTATCGGGCAAAACGGCCTGCTGGTGGCGTTGCCGGTGCTGGTCAGCATGACCCAGCTGTCGCTTTCAGTCTGGGCCGGGCTATTGACGCTCGGCTCGATGCTGTTTTTGGTGGGGTCACCCTGGTGGGGCAGGCAGTCTGAAATTCGCGGCTGCAAGTTCGTAGTAACCATGGCGTTAGCAGGGTATTTGTTCAGTTTTGCTTTACTGGCACTGGCGGTTTGGGGGTTGGCGGCTGGCTGGCTTTCATCGACGCTGGGGCTGGGCGGCCTGATTGCGGCACGCATTATCTACGGGCTGACGGTATCCGGCATGGTGCCGGCCAGCCAGACCTGGGCGCTCCAGCGTGCCGGCTATGAACAGCGTATGTCGGCGCTGGCGACCATCAGTTCCGGGCTGAGCTGCGGGCGACTGTTGGGGCCGCTGTGCGCCGCGCTGGCGTTGTCGATTCATCCGATGGCGCCGCTGTGGTTGATGGCGCTTGCGCCATTGATCGCCCTATTGGTAGTGTGCCGCCAGCATAACGATCCACCGCTGCCGCCGGTTGCCCATCAGCAAAACCGACTTCGCCTCAATATGGTGCCTTACCTGCTGTGCGCACTGTTGCTGGCCGCGTCGGTCAGCTTGATGCAATTGGGATTGGCACCGCATTTGACCGGTTTATTCAGTCATTCCGCCACCACCGTCAGTCATCACGTTGCGGTGTTGCTGAGCGTGGCGGCGGCCTGTACGCTGTTGGCTCAGTTTCTGGTGGTGCGCCCGCAGCGTTTTAGCGCGTCGCAGCTGCTGCTGATTGCCGCCGTGCTGATGATAGTGGGACTGGGCCTGATGTGCGCTCAGCCTTTGGCGCTATTCTATGTTGGTTGCGCACTGGCCTCTTTTGGCGCTGCCATGGCGACGCCGGGCTATCAACTGATGTTGAACGAGAAATTGTCTACCGGCAAAGGGTCGGGGGCCATTGCTACCAGCCATACGCTGGGTTACGGCCTGAGCGCATTGATGGTGCCGGTGGTGGCCAAATTTTATGGTGAGTCGCAGCTGATTGCGGCGGCTTTGACGATGGCGGTTCTGCTGGGGGGCATCAGCGGCTGGCTGTGGCGCCAGCACCGCATCAGTGCAAATTCTGCGGGAGAGTAA
- a CDS encoding GNAT family N-acetyltransferase, which produces MMPQAKLTHAGNGFCCEQLGKALQLSLGLDGSAVLHYPGPLPQNWLVQALDQLLMAAPQLSGVTLPYAQWCEEPQAQALFALASSDYLARETFYQLPLWLGAERHSASGKMQYDAERSLWFPQRPARPSGEVYRRYDPQLKRTLSFRLPEVAHDAEQFTRWMNSPRVDAFWEMSGPLETQAAYLQRQLDSSYCYPLLGCFDDRPFGYFEVYWAPEDRIGRHYRWQPFDRGLHMLVGEEDCRGAQYIRSWLRGLTHYLYLDEPRTTRVVAEPRADNQRLFRHLPTAGYHTVKEFDFPHKRSRLIMNQRDEFFRGASV; this is translated from the coding sequence ATGATGCCGCAAGCCAAACTGACGCATGCCGGCAACGGTTTTTGCTGCGAGCAGCTGGGAAAGGCGCTGCAACTCAGTCTGGGCCTGGACGGTAGCGCGGTGTTGCACTATCCGGGGCCACTGCCGCAGAACTGGCTGGTGCAGGCGCTGGACCAGTTGCTGATGGCGGCACCGCAGCTCAGCGGTGTCACCTTGCCCTATGCGCAATGGTGCGAAGAACCGCAGGCACAGGCGCTGTTCGCGTTAGCCAGCAGTGATTATCTGGCGCGCGAAACCTTTTATCAGTTACCGCTGTGGCTCGGTGCCGAACGCCACTCCGCGTCCGGGAAAATGCAGTATGACGCCGAGCGTAGCCTGTGGTTCCCACAGCGCCCCGCACGCCCCAGCGGCGAGGTGTATCGCCGTTACGATCCGCAGCTCAAGCGAACCCTGAGCTTCCGCCTGCCGGAAGTGGCACACGACGCCGAGCAGTTCACCCGCTGGATGAATTCACCGCGCGTGGATGCCTTCTGGGAAATGAGTGGCCCGCTCGAAACCCAGGCCGCCTACCTGCAGCGTCAGTTGGACTCCAGCTACTGCTATCCGTTGCTGGGGTGCTTTGACGATCGCCCGTTCGGCTATTTCGAAGTCTATTGGGCTCCGGAAGATCGCATCGGTCGCCACTACCGTTGGCAGCCGTTCGACCGCGGGCTGCACATGCTGGTCGGTGAAGAAGACTGCCGCGGCGCGCAATACATCCGCAGTTGGCTACGCGGCCTGACGCATTATCTGTATCTGGATGAACCGCGCACCACGCGCGTGGTCGCCGAACCGCGCGCGGATAACCAGCGACTGTTCCGTCACCTGCCGACAGCCGGCTACCACACAGTCAAAGAGTTCGATTTCCCGCATAAGCGCTCGCGTTTGATCATGAATCAGCGTGATGAATTCTTCCGGGGGGCTTCAGTATGA
- a CDS encoding type II toxin-antitoxin system RelE/ParE family toxin — protein MPQLIWTPAALLDIQRLYQFLAAKDRQAAQKTVASIRSSINILAHHPQAGRPIEDMEIEFREWPNNFGNSGYIIALYHFDGSTAVLLAVRHQSEAGY, from the coding sequence GTGCCACAACTGATATGGACGCCTGCCGCACTGCTCGATATTCAGCGACTGTACCAATTTCTGGCAGCCAAAGATCGCCAGGCTGCGCAAAAGACCGTGGCATCCATTCGTAGCAGCATCAATATCCTGGCCCATCATCCTCAGGCCGGTCGGCCCATTGAAGATATGGAAATTGAATTTAGGGAATGGCCGAACAATTTCGGCAACAGCGGCTATATTATTGCCCTGTATCATTTTGATGGCAGCACCGCTGTACTGCTGGCAGTGCGCCATCAAAGTGAAGCCGGTTACTGA
- a CDS encoding siderophore-interacting protein, with protein MSGASSYRIFDITLKIKENVSPSLLRCVFEGPDVHRMKLEAPDQRIKLLFPAEEGQILRLENSDDWYRDYMAIPKDQRPVMRTYTLRALRAEQNQMDVEFVLHGVNGPASAWATHAKPGDVIQTVAPNADFDGDSGGYEWVPPSELQQALLIADETAVPAAVGILEQLAQRANPPRVQAFFEVPVAGDCLNMDRFPFAEVYWLPRDVGHQQMHGTLLVESVRQRVNIPESARTQAQSLAENSLGGDLLWERAEGAKSFYAWVAAESSAVKALRRYLIGERDLDRSTVNFMAYWC; from the coding sequence ATGTCCGGCGCATCAAGCTACAGAATTTTTGATATCACACTGAAAATAAAAGAAAACGTATCACCTTCCTTGCTGCGTTGCGTTTTCGAGGGGCCGGATGTCCATCGCATGAAGCTGGAGGCGCCGGATCAGCGCATCAAACTGTTGTTTCCGGCCGAAGAGGGGCAGATCCTGCGTTTGGAAAACAGCGACGACTGGTATCGCGACTATATGGCGATACCGAAAGATCAACGCCCGGTGATGCGCACCTATACGCTGCGGGCGCTGCGTGCCGAACAGAATCAAATGGACGTCGAGTTTGTGCTGCATGGCGTGAACGGCCCGGCCTCGGCGTGGGCGACCCATGCCAAACCGGGGGATGTTATTCAAACCGTAGCCCCCAATGCCGATTTTGACGGTGACAGCGGCGGTTACGAATGGGTTCCCCCGAGCGAGCTGCAGCAGGCGCTGTTAATCGCCGACGAGACGGCGGTACCGGCGGCGGTAGGCATTCTGGAACAGCTGGCGCAGCGGGCCAATCCGCCGCGGGTACAGGCTTTCTTCGAGGTTCCTGTGGCGGGCGACTGCCTGAACATGGATCGCTTCCCGTTCGCCGAGGTCTATTGGCTGCCGCGTGACGTCGGGCATCAGCAGATGCACGGTACGCTGCTGGTGGAGTCGGTGCGCCAACGGGTAAATATTCCCGAATCGGCGCGGACGCAAGCGCAGTCGCTGGCGGAAAACAGTTTGGGCGGCGATCTGCTGTGGGAACGAGCCGAAGGGGCTAAAAGCTTCTACGCCTGGGTTGCGGCAGAGTCTTCCGCGGTGAAGGCGCTACGCCGTTATCTGATTGGCGAACGCGATCTCGATCGTTCCACCGTTAATTTTATGGCGTACTGGTGTTGA
- a CDS encoding IucA/IucC family protein, translated as MTIQFETATTDVAAQCFLNALMRETRDWQIVPAANNQQYPQLHIPLSPSQAIRITLRHTSPTQHHQYLFPARLHQQDDGAGVALSVEQLVTLLLEKPSLKGELPDEVVTRFRQRVLESHDNTQQAIAVRLDWPTLRDKPLNFAQAEQGLLVGHAFHPAPKSHEPFDEQQARRYLPDFGARFPLRWFAVDKNHLCGDSLNLTLQQRLQRFAAESAPQLLAHFTDDVWLLPMHPWQADHLLTQTWCQELVTQGLLSDLGEAGERWLPTSSSRSLYSASNRDMIKFSLSVRLTNSVRTLSVKEVKRGIRLARLAQTPRWQQLQARYPTFRVMQEDGWAGLRAADGTIQEESLMALRDNLLFEQPESQTNVLVTLTQAAPDGGDSLLAAAVRRLAARLNLPVQQAAHTWLDAYCQHVLLPLFSTEADYGLVLLAHQQNILVEMQQDLPIGMLYRDCQGSGFTRDAGPWLEEIGEAEAENRFSEQQLLRYFPYYLLVNSSLAVTAALAAASFDTEEQLMARVRDALSGLRANAKNTLCLDYVLDSSHWNCKGNFFCYLHDHNENTIVDPAVIYFDFVNPLRQGAAQ; from the coding sequence ATGACAATCCAGTTTGAAACCGCGACGACCGACGTGGCTGCGCAATGTTTTCTCAACGCGTTGATGCGTGAAACCCGGGACTGGCAAATCGTTCCGGCGGCCAACAACCAACAGTATCCGCAGCTTCATATTCCACTTTCGCCTTCTCAGGCTATCCGCATCACTTTACGTCACACCTCCCCCACCCAACATCACCAGTATCTGTTCCCTGCCCGCTTGCATCAGCAAGACGACGGCGCTGGTGTTGCGCTGAGCGTGGAGCAACTGGTGACCCTGTTGCTGGAAAAACCGTCGTTGAAGGGGGAACTGCCGGATGAGGTCGTTACCCGTTTCCGCCAGCGCGTACTGGAGAGTCATGACAATACCCAACAGGCGATCGCGGTTCGCCTGGACTGGCCGACGCTGCGCGACAAGCCGCTCAACTTCGCTCAGGCGGAACAGGGGCTGTTGGTAGGCCACGCCTTCCACCCGGCGCCTAAATCCCATGAACCTTTCGACGAACAGCAGGCGCGCCGTTACCTGCCAGATTTTGGTGCCCGTTTCCCGCTGCGCTGGTTTGCCGTCGATAAAAACCACCTGTGCGGCGACAGCCTGAACCTGACGTTGCAGCAGCGCCTGCAGCGTTTTGCCGCCGAAAGCGCGCCGCAACTGCTGGCGCATTTTACCGATGACGTCTGGCTGTTGCCGATGCATCCGTGGCAGGCCGACCATTTGCTGACGCAGACCTGGTGCCAGGAACTGGTGACCCAGGGATTGCTCAGCGATCTGGGCGAAGCCGGCGAGCGCTGGCTGCCAACCAGCTCTTCCCGCTCGCTGTACAGCGCCAGCAATCGCGACATGATTAAATTCTCCCTCAGCGTGCGCCTGACCAACTCGGTGCGTACCCTGTCGGTAAAAGAAGTGAAGCGCGGCATCCGTTTGGCTCGTTTGGCGCAAACGCCACGTTGGCAGCAACTGCAGGCACGTTATCCCACCTTCCGCGTGATGCAGGAAGACGGCTGGGCCGGGCTGCGCGCTGCGGACGGGACGATTCAGGAAGAAAGCCTGATGGCACTGCGCGATAACCTGCTGTTTGAGCAGCCGGAAAGCCAGACCAATGTGCTGGTGACCCTGACCCAGGCCGCACCGGACGGCGGTGACAGCCTGCTGGCAGCGGCGGTGCGGCGTTTAGCCGCCAGACTGAATCTGCCGGTGCAACAGGCCGCTCATACCTGGCTGGATGCTTACTGCCAACACGTCTTACTGCCGCTGTTCAGCACCGAAGCCGATTACGGGCTGGTGCTGCTGGCCCACCAACAAAATATTCTGGTGGAAATGCAGCAGGATCTGCCGATCGGCATGCTGTATCGCGACTGTCAGGGCAGCGGCTTTACCCGCGATGCCGGGCCGTGGTTAGAAGAAATTGGCGAGGCCGAGGCGGAAAATCGCTTCAGCGAACAGCAGTTACTGCGTTACTTCCCTTACTACCTGCTGGTGAACTCCAGCCTGGCGGTCACTGCGGCGTTAGCCGCGGCCAGTTTCGACACTGAAGAACAGCTGATGGCCCGGGTGCGCGATGCGCTGAGTGGTCTGCGTGCCAACGCCAAAAACACCCTGTGTCTGGACTACGTCCTCGACAGCAGCCACTGGAACTGCAAAGGCAACTTCTTCTGTTATCTGCATGACCACAACGAAAACACCATCGTCGATCCGGCGGTGATTTATTTCGACTTCGTCAACCCGCTGCGCCAGGGAGCCGCTCAATGA
- a CDS encoding TonB-dependent siderophore receptor, which translates to MKRKHLWVLNPCLLAMLAPTAWAEEQKSEEQMVVSASRTHRTVAEMAQTTWVIESQEIEQQVQGGKEIKDMLAQLIPGMDVSGQGRTNYGMNLRGRSMMVMIDGVRLNSSRSDSRQLDSIDPFNIDHIEVISGATSLYGGGSTGGLINIVTKKGQKEQQVELQIGGKTGFGGHTDHDENVAAAVSGGNDNASGRLSVSYQRYGGWYDGKGNEVLIDNTQTGLQYSDRLDVMGTGTINIDDHQQLQLTTQYYKSQSDGDHGLFLGENFAAVTGSAKAYNSGNLNSDRIPGTERHLINLQYSNTDFLGQDLVAQVYYRDESLTFYPFPTLAGKAPDYYVSSIGASQQKTDFYGGKLTLNSKPIEALTLTYGIDAEHETFNSNQQFFDLAKAQQSGGMDLQNAYNTGRYPGYSTTNLASFLQASYDINPIFTLSGGVRYQYTENKIDDFVGYNQQQAIATGAATSADAIPGGKTDYNNALFNAGLLAHLTERQQTWINFSQGYEIPDPGKYYGNGTYALNNGHYQLNKSVNVGDSKLEGIKVNSYELGWRYTGDNLRTQIAGYYSLSDKSISINKTDMTINVNSDKRRIYGMEGAVDYFFEDSDWSAGTNFNFIRSETKVNGEWKKLVVDTASPSKVTAYVGWAPGDWNLRLQSQQTFDVSDDGDYTKAGSTQGRKIDGYNTIDFLGSYALPVGKLSFSVENLLDKEYTTVWGQRAPILYSPTYGSPELYSYKGRGRTFGLNYSVLF; encoded by the coding sequence ATGAAACGCAAACACCTCTGGGTATTAAACCCTTGCCTGCTGGCGATGCTCGCCCCTACGGCCTGGGCAGAAGAACAAAAAAGCGAAGAGCAAATGGTGGTTTCCGCCAGCCGTACGCACCGTACAGTGGCAGAAATGGCGCAGACCACCTGGGTGATTGAGAGCCAGGAAATTGAGCAGCAAGTTCAGGGCGGCAAAGAGATCAAGGACATGCTGGCGCAGTTGATCCCGGGCATGGACGTCAGCGGTCAGGGGCGTACCAACTACGGCATGAACCTGCGCGGCCGCTCAATGATGGTGATGATCGACGGCGTACGTTTGAACTCATCGCGCAGCGACAGTCGCCAGTTGGATTCGATCGATCCCTTTAATATCGATCACATTGAAGTGATCTCCGGTGCTACCTCGCTGTACGGCGGCGGCAGCACCGGTGGCTTGATCAACATCGTTACCAAAAAAGGCCAGAAAGAGCAGCAGGTTGAACTGCAGATCGGCGGTAAAACCGGCTTTGGCGGCCACACCGACCACGACGAGAACGTAGCGGCAGCGGTCAGCGGCGGCAACGACAACGCCTCGGGCCGGTTGTCGGTCTCCTATCAGCGCTACGGTGGCTGGTATGACGGCAAGGGCAACGAAGTCCTGATTGATAATACTCAGACCGGCCTGCAATATTCCGATCGCCTCGACGTGATGGGCACCGGCACCATCAATATCGATGACCACCAGCAGTTGCAGTTGACCACTCAGTATTACAAAAGCCAGTCCGATGGCGACCACGGCCTGTTCCTGGGGGAAAATTTCGCCGCGGTGACCGGCAGCGCCAAGGCGTACAACAGCGGTAATCTCAATTCGGATCGTATTCCAGGCACCGAACGCCACCTGATCAACCTGCAGTACTCCAACACCGATTTCCTCGGCCAGGATCTGGTAGCGCAGGTCTACTATCGCGATGAGTCGCTGACCTTCTATCCGTTCCCGACGCTGGCAGGCAAAGCCCCGGATTATTACGTCAGCAGCATCGGCGCTTCCCAGCAAAAGACCGACTTTTACGGCGGCAAGCTGACGCTGAACAGTAAGCCGATCGAGGCCCTGACGTTAACCTACGGCATCGACGCCGAGCATGAGACGTTCAACTCCAACCAGCAGTTCTTCGATCTGGCGAAAGCGCAGCAGTCTGGCGGTATGGACCTGCAAAACGCCTATAACACCGGCCGCTACCCGGGCTACAGCACCACCAACCTGGCCTCCTTCCTGCAGGCCAGCTACGACATCAACCCTATCTTTACCCTGAGCGGCGGCGTGCGCTACCAGTACACCGAAAACAAGATTGATGACTTCGTCGGCTACAACCAGCAGCAGGCTATCGCTACCGGCGCCGCCACCTCGGCTGATGCTATCCCGGGCGGGAAAACGGACTACAACAACGCCCTGTTCAACGCCGGCCTGTTGGCACACCTGACCGAACGCCAGCAGACCTGGATCAACTTCTCGCAGGGTTACGAGATCCCGGATCCGGGCAAATATTACGGCAACGGTACCTATGCGCTGAACAACGGCCACTACCAGTTGAACAAAAGCGTCAACGTTGGCGACTCCAAGCTGGAAGGCATTAAGGTTAACTCCTACGAACTTGGCTGGCGTTACACCGGCGATAACCTGCGCACGCAGATTGCCGGCTACTACTCCCTGTCCGATAAGAGTATTTCGATCAACAAAACCGACATGACCATTAACGTCAACTCGGACAAACGCCGTATTTACGGGATGGAAGGCGCGGTCGATTACTTCTTCGAAGACAGCGACTGGAGTGCGGGCACCAACTTTAACTTCATCCGCTCCGAGACCAAGGTCAACGGCGAATGGAAAAAGCTGGTAGTGGATACCGCCAGCCCATCCAAAGTGACTGCCTATGTCGGCTGGGCGCCGGGCGACTGGAACCTGCGCCTGCAGTCACAGCAGACTTTCGACGTATCGGATGACGGCGATTACACCAAGGCAGGCTCTACCCAGGGACGTAAAATTGATGGCTACAACACCATCGATTTCCTCGGCAGCTACGCGTTGCCGGTGGGTAAACTCAGCTTCAGCGTAGAAAACCTGCT
- a CDS encoding CopG family ribbon-helix-helix protein, translating to MTTATSIKIDDELKQRVQQIAATRQRSAHWIVREAIREYVEREEKREALRKDALQARETYQTNGKHLTQDEADHWLANLEKGDDTEIPECHN from the coding sequence ATGACTACGGCTACATCGATAAAAATTGATGATGAGCTCAAGCAACGGGTGCAACAAATCGCGGCCACGCGTCAGCGAAGTGCGCACTGGATTGTGCGCGAGGCTATCCGTGAATACGTCGAGCGAGAAGAAAAGCGCGAAGCGCTGCGCAAAGACGCACTGCAAGCCAGGGAAACGTATCAGACCAATGGTAAACATCTGACCCAAGACGAGGCTGACCATTGGCTCGCTAATCTGGAAAAAGGTGATGATACGGAGATACCGGAGTGCCACAACTGA
- a CDS encoding lysine N(6)-hydroxylase/L-ornithine N(5)-oxygenase family protein gives MNQPLDFIGIGIGPFNLSIAALGSEVAGFNSKFLERKPHFSWHPGMMVPDCHMQTSFLKDLVSAVSPTNPYSFLNYLVKRKKFYRFLTTELRTVSREEFADYLDWAANGLKSLEFSQDIQSVDFDDQQRQFVVTTQRATYRARHVCLGIGKRIKLPDCVTEQNDRCFHASEMTMRNPNLAGKRVTIVGGGQSGADLFLNIFRAEWGQPAQLNWISRRNNYNALDEAAFANEYFTPDYVDSFYGLNDGAKQRMLTEQKMTSDGITSDSLLAIYRAMYHQFEVLREKPWAHLLPSRSLAAIQAAGDGWQLVTHHHLDQGKETFDTDVVIFATGYQQDRPAFLEPLANRLLTTADDQFRVAPDFSLEWEGPKENCLFAVNAGMHSHGIAEPQLSLMAWRSARILNRALGRDQFDLTSTPAVIQWRSRQPGIPSRAEHVMLNYTEF, from the coding sequence ATGAATCAGCCCCTGGATTTCATCGGCATTGGTATCGGCCCGTTCAACCTCAGCATTGCCGCACTCGGCAGTGAAGTTGCCGGTTTTAACAGTAAATTCCTCGAACGCAAGCCGCACTTTTCCTGGCATCCCGGCATGATGGTGCCGGATTGCCATATGCAGACCAGCTTCCTGAAAGATCTGGTCAGCGCGGTATCGCCAACCAATCCCTACAGCTTTCTTAACTACCTGGTGAAAAGGAAGAAGTTTTATCGATTCCTGACCACCGAGCTGCGTACGGTGTCGCGCGAAGAGTTCGCCGACTACCTCGACTGGGCCGCCAACGGGCTGAAGTCGCTGGAGTTCAGTCAGGATATTCAGAGCGTCGATTTTGACGACCAGCAGCGCCAATTCGTCGTCACTACCCAGCGTGCGACTTACCGGGCGCGCCACGTCTGCCTGGGCATAGGCAAACGCATCAAACTGCCGGACTGCGTTACCGAGCAAAACGATCGCTGCTTCCATGCCAGCGAAATGACGATGCGCAACCCGAACCTGGCCGGAAAACGCGTCACCATCGTCGGTGGCGGCCAGAGCGGTGCAGACCTGTTCCTGAACATCTTCCGCGCCGAATGGGGGCAGCCTGCGCAACTGAATTGGATCTCGCGCCGCAATAACTATAACGCGCTGGATGAAGCCGCCTTCGCCAACGAGTACTTCACGCCGGACTACGTTGACAGCTTCTATGGCCTGAACGACGGTGCCAAGCAGCGCATGCTGACCGAGCAGAAGATGACCTCTGACGGCATCACCAGCGATTCGCTGCTGGCTATTTACCGCGCGATGTATCACCAGTTTGAAGTGTTGCGCGAAAAGCCCTGGGCGCACCTGCTGCCAAGCCGCTCGCTGGCGGCAATCCAGGCCGCAGGCGATGGCTGGCAGTTGGTTACCCATCACCATCTTGATCAGGGTAAAGAAACCTTCGACACCGACGTGGTGATTTTCGCCACCGGCTATCAGCAGGATCGTCCGGCGTTCCTCGAACCGCTGGCCAATCGCCTGCTAACCACCGCCGATGACCAGTTCCGCGTAGCCCCCGACTTCAGCCTGGAGTGGGAAGGCCCCAAGGAAAACTGCCTGTTTGCCGTTAATGCCGGCATGCACAGCCACGGCATCGCCGAACCCCAACTCAGCCTGATGGCCTGGCGTTCGGCACGCATTCTCAACCGGGCTTTAGGACGCGACCAGTTCGATTTAACGTCCACCCCGGCTGTGATCCAATGGCGTAGTCGGCAGCCGGGTATTCCGTCCCGCGCCGAGCACGTCATGCTCAATTACACCGAGTTTTAA
- the iucC gene encoding IucA/IucC family protein: protein MNTVDYADWQRVNRQMIAKILAELEYERTLQAEQHGEQWRILLGDAQYSFSAERGIWGWLHIDPATLTCDQSPLAADQTLRQLAQVLKMDDAQVAEHLEDLYATLRGDMQLLSARHGMSAQDLIALDADALQCLLAGHPKFIFNKGRRGWGLTALHQYAPEYQGQFQLHWVAAKRGSFVWCADEEYSLDNLLNSAMDSAERQRFDRRWRELKLTHDWIPVPLHPWQWQQKIALHFLPQLAEGDLVELGEFGDSYLAQQSLRTLTNISRRSAFDIKLPLTIYNTSCYRGIPGKYISAGPAASRWLQQIFTEDDTLSASGAEILGEPAAGYMTHPTYASLAKAPYRYQEMLGVIWRENPSCYLQEGEQAILMATLMETDNHGQPLIAAYIARSGLSAEAWLQQMFRVVVVPMYHLMCRYGVALIAHGQNITLVMKDHVPQRVLLKDFQGDMRLVDQDFPEATSLPKVVRDVTVRLSADYLIHDLQTGHFVTVLRFISPLMKACGVSETRFYQLLAQVLKGYMAQHPDMAERFALFDLFKPQIIRVVLNPVKLTYSEQDGGSRMLPNYLQDLDNPLYLVTKEFAQ, encoded by the coding sequence ATGAACACCGTAGATTACGCCGACTGGCAGCGCGTAAACCGTCAGATGATCGCCAAGATCCTCGCAGAGCTGGAGTATGAACGCACGCTGCAGGCCGAACAACACGGCGAGCAATGGCGCATTCTGCTGGGCGACGCTCAGTATAGCTTCAGCGCCGAACGCGGCATTTGGGGTTGGCTGCACATCGATCCGGCAACGCTGACCTGTGATCAATCGCCGTTAGCCGCCGACCAAACGCTGCGCCAACTGGCTCAGGTGTTGAAAATGGACGATGCGCAGGTTGCCGAACATCTGGAGGATTTGTACGCCACGCTGCGCGGCGATATGCAGTTGCTGTCCGCCCGTCACGGCATGAGCGCACAGGATTTGATTGCCCTCGACGCTGACGCGCTGCAGTGCCTGTTGGCCGGACATCCCAAGTTTATCTTCAATAAAGGCCGTCGTGGCTGGGGCCTGACCGCGCTGCATCAGTACGCGCCCGAATACCAGGGGCAGTTCCAACTGCACTGGGTGGCGGCTAAACGCGGCAGCTTTGTCTGGTGCGCCGACGAAGAATATTCACTGGATAACCTGCTTAACAGCGCGATGGACAGTGCCGAACGCCAACGCTTCGATCGCCGCTGGCGCGAACTGAAGCTGACCCATGACTGGATCCCGGTCCCGCTGCACCCGTGGCAGTGGCAGCAAAAGATCGCTTTGCACTTCCTGCCGCAGTTGGCCGAAGGGGATCTGGTGGAACTGGGTGAATTCGGCGACAGCTATCTGGCGCAGCAATCGTTGCGCACGCTGACCAACATCAGCCGCCGTTCCGCTTTCGACATCAAGCTACCGCTGACCATTTACAACACCTCGTGCTATCGAGGCATTCCGGGCAAGTACATCAGCGCCGGGCCGGCCGCTTCCCGTTGGCTGCAGCAGATTTTTACCGAGGACGATACGCTGAGCGCCAGCGGTGCCGAGATCCTCGGCGAGCCGGCGGCAGGCTATATGACCCACCCGACCTACGCCTCTTTGGCCAAAGCGCCTTATCGCTACCAGGAAATGCTGGGGGTGATCTGGCGTGAAAACCCCTCTTGCTACCTGCAGGAAGGCGAACAGGCCATCTTGATGGCGACGCTGATGGAAACCGACAACCACGGCCAGCCGCTGATTGCCGCCTATATCGCCCGTTCCGGCCTGAGCGCTGAAGCCTGGCTGCAGCAGATGTTCAGGGTGGTGGTGGTGCCGATGTACCACCTGATGTGCCGCTACGGCGTAGCGCTGATCGCCCATGGGCAAAACATCACGCTGGTGATGAAAGATCATGTGCCGCAGCGCGTGCTGTTGAAAGACTTCCAGGGCGATATGCGTCTGGTGGATCAGGACTTCCCCGAAGCGACATCACTGCCGAAAGTGGTGAGAGACGTCACCGTGCGCCTGTCCGCCGACTATTTGATCCATGATTTGCAAACCGGGCATTTCGTCACCGTGCTGCGCTTTATCTCGCCGCTGATGAAGGCCTGTGGGGTCAGTGAAACCCGCTTCTATCAACTGCTGGCTCAGGTGCTGAAAGGCTATATGGCACAGCATCCGGACATGGCGGAACGCTTTGCGTTGTTTGATCTTTTCAAACCACAAATTATTCGCGTGGTGCTCAACCCGGTAAAACTCACCTACTCAGAGCAGGATGGCGGCAGCCGCATGTTGCCAAACTATCTGCAGGATCTGGATAACCCTCTTTACTTGGTCACCAAGGAGTTTGCCCAATGA